Proteins encoded by one window of Candidatus Dadabacteria bacterium:
- the miaB gene encoding tRNA (N6-isopentenyl adenosine(37)-C2)-methylthiotransferase MiaB has protein sequence MKTNTLYLETYGCQMNEYDSDRIQNALGASITENPKEADIVIVNTCAIREKADQKALSSLGRFKHLKAKNPELIVGVSGCVAQLYGEELIRRMPHLDFVLGPRAIPQLPRLIEEIKEKKSRPVETSFDVQEPFDILSYHEEGKPTAFVSIQQGCNKKCAYCIVPTVRGSEVNRPLEDIIAEARHLIAKGVKEITLIGQTVNSWKLGGLKFGDLLRVLGELDGLERIRFTTSYPRDITKKMVEAMADVPKVCRHIHLPVQSGSDKVLRLMNRTYTRNWYLDSVNRLRDAMPDIAVSSDIIVGFPGETEDDFEETMSLVEEVGFDSSFSFKYSPRPGTVGEELWRSGERVEDSTAGQRLARLQEYQRAITLAKNAQRIGKSEQVLVEDASRNDSSWLSGRTEHNRIVNFPGEKELIGKMVDVRITEGLANSLRGQYLN, from the coding sequence ATGAAGACCAATACCCTTTACCTTGAAACCTACGGTTGTCAGATGAACGAGTATGACTCGGACAGGATACAGAACGCCCTCGGCGCCAGTATCACCGAAAACCCAAAAGAGGCCGACATAGTTATCGTAAACACGTGCGCCATACGGGAAAAGGCCGATCAGAAGGCCCTCAGCAGCCTTGGGCGCTTCAAGCACCTTAAGGCAAAAAACCCGGAGCTTATAGTCGGCGTGTCCGGGTGCGTGGCGCAGCTCTACGGAGAGGAACTCATCCGCAGGATGCCGCATCTTGATTTCGTGCTCGGACCCAGGGCAATTCCGCAACTCCCGCGGCTTATAGAAGAGATAAAAGAGAAGAAGTCAAGGCCCGTTGAGACGTCCTTCGACGTGCAGGAGCCTTTCGACATCCTCTCCTACCACGAGGAGGGAAAACCCACGGCATTTGTGTCCATACAGCAGGGATGTAACAAAAAGTGCGCTTACTGCATAGTGCCCACGGTAAGGGGCTCCGAGGTTAACAGGCCCCTCGAGGACATAATCGCCGAAGCCCGGCACCTTATCGCAAAGGGAGTGAAGGAAATAACCCTCATAGGACAGACGGTGAATTCATGGAAACTCGGCGGGCTTAAGTTCGGGGACCTGCTTCGGGTGCTCGGGGAGCTTGACGGTCTTGAGAGAATAAGGTTCACGACTTCTTATCCGAGAGACATAACGAAAAAAATGGTGGAGGCAATGGCAGACGTGCCCAAGGTATGCCGTCATATTCATCTGCCCGTGCAGTCGGGCTCAGACAAGGTGCTGAGGCTCATGAACAGGACCTACACAAGGAACTGGTACTTAGATTCCGTTAACAGGCTCAGGGACGCCATGCCGGACATAGCCGTGTCTTCTGATATAATAGTAGGGTTCCCCGGGGAAACAGAAGATGACTTCGAGGAGACGATGAGCCTTGTCGAAGAAGTGGGGTTCGACAGTTCCTTTTCATTTAAATACTCACCGCGCCCCGGAACGGTGGGGGAGGAGCTTTGGAGATCAGGAGAAAGGGTGGAAGACTCGACGGCAGGCCAGAGGCTCGCGCGCCTTCAGGAATACCAGCGGGCAATTACTCTTGCGAAGAACGCACAGAGGATAGGCAAATCCGAGCAGGTGCTGGTTGAGGATGCGAGCAGAAACGACTCCTCGTGGCTTTCCGGGAGAACCGAACACAACAGGATAGTCAATTTTCCCGGAGAAAAAGAGCTTATCGGAAAAATGGTGGACGTAAGGATAACTGAAGGACTTGCGAATTCGCTTAGAGGACAATATCTGAATTAA